Proteins encoded by one window of Rubinisphaera margarita:
- a CDS encoding glycoside hydrolase family 38 N-terminal domain-containing protein, producing MWQPTIVLPSWHLEDVARETSENNAASVLNAYALGFHPAVLAAGRRVPAWKAAGALESPIADQVVLLPEASRGKVAADWLSKAEEAGTLVVNTTPDRTACLRELLKNPRLREQLENRPHAAEGGQLPESLDTILLAEDFMALGVVYLLTSLLSQAMYHYDNIQETRFDELLIDAAEEAVRGDAERARHFLQQACEQLLESREKFYPVDAHLIDLCLLTDTLSPEDAESLASVDHTVNLLCSSEALERATEKQPEVLSSLRQSVHEGKLAVIGGERNDTPTPLLPIQTLRRQLERGMHDLEASLETHPQVWGRTTYGLSTQMPLLLRKFGIKHAFHLVLDDGIYPDEEQSHFLWEGRSGSTVHAVSRIPLSIEKASSVLKIPERLAEAMNHDHLACAILARWPKVKNPWFGDILGVQAYAPILGKFIGMSQFLEETDDSGHTSGYEQRFYLSPSLDHMTGRNEPDAITRFSTFWQIQNQLSVLSWLTATQQLFKKSEEDNPLTELEDRLQSLAPKLRKPELKTLSEDVNVAASKAAGTLSRQIASRQSGPSGFVVFNPLAHAHTRVLTFPVTDTTSPVPVVGGPVKFLQIESDAAYAAVELPACGFVTIASQPARQATTSKSKVPMAGEFFLQSEFFHVQIDPETGGVQRFRAHGSTENLLSERLVYRLDGDGGGVARSASAGEPRFSQMIADSITTTRTGPVVGEIEVRGRLVDPSRERVLANFTKRYRVYRGRRNLEISVSIDPQQLPAMLPDRSYYALRFAWGAAGASVKGSLQQSEFHAGERRLESTGPIEVEDEDHRLTFVPHHRPFHQRSGMRMLESLLIVHGESTRDFQFDVGLDVPQSAAFAEEVTVPPVLVPAESVAAGQSAWLYHVNLPNVRLVHAVEEDVEDSEQGRFFRFDFLETEGRHANARFSLFRKPKKAWEVDFLGKTQSELTIEDDTVRFECLPCDYLSIRVQF from the coding sequence ATGTGGCAACCGACGATCGTGCTGCCTTCGTGGCATCTGGAAGATGTCGCCCGGGAGACTTCCGAAAATAACGCAGCCTCAGTTCTGAATGCCTATGCATTGGGGTTTCATCCGGCCGTTCTCGCCGCCGGTCGACGCGTGCCGGCGTGGAAAGCAGCCGGGGCCCTGGAATCCCCGATCGCTGACCAGGTCGTATTGCTTCCTGAGGCGAGTCGTGGAAAGGTCGCAGCCGACTGGCTCAGTAAAGCCGAGGAAGCCGGCACGCTGGTCGTGAACACGACGCCAGACCGAACGGCCTGTCTGCGAGAACTGCTCAAGAATCCCCGACTGCGGGAGCAATTGGAGAATCGACCCCACGCCGCAGAAGGTGGGCAGCTCCCGGAGTCGCTCGACACGATCCTGCTCGCTGAAGATTTCATGGCTCTCGGCGTCGTCTACCTGTTAACGTCGCTGTTGTCCCAGGCGATGTACCATTACGACAATATTCAGGAAACACGCTTCGACGAACTGCTGATCGACGCGGCCGAAGAAGCAGTCCGCGGCGATGCCGAGCGCGCCCGGCACTTCCTGCAGCAGGCGTGCGAGCAGCTTCTCGAAAGCCGCGAAAAGTTCTACCCGGTCGATGCCCATCTGATCGATCTCTGCCTGCTGACCGATACGCTTTCGCCGGAAGACGCCGAATCGCTGGCCTCGGTCGATCATACGGTGAATCTGCTCTGTTCCAGCGAAGCTCTCGAACGAGCCACTGAGAAGCAGCCCGAAGTTCTGTCGAGTCTGCGTCAGAGTGTGCACGAGGGGAAACTGGCGGTGATCGGGGGAGAACGGAACGACACCCCGACTCCGCTGCTGCCGATTCAGACACTTCGCCGACAGCTTGAACGGGGGATGCACGATCTGGAAGCGTCGCTCGAAACACATCCGCAGGTCTGGGGACGAACGACCTACGGGTTGTCGACCCAGATGCCTCTTCTGCTGAGAAAGTTTGGCATCAAGCACGCGTTTCATCTCGTCCTCGACGACGGAATTTATCCCGACGAAGAGCAGAGCCATTTCTTGTGGGAAGGTCGGAGTGGCAGCACGGTCCACGCGGTTTCCCGGATCCCGCTTTCCATCGAGAAGGCAAGCAGCGTTCTGAAGATTCCGGAACGCCTGGCTGAAGCCATGAACCATGATCATCTCGCCTGCGCGATTCTGGCTCGCTGGCCGAAGGTTAAAAATCCGTGGTTTGGGGACATTCTTGGCGTTCAGGCGTATGCGCCGATCCTTGGAAAGTTCATCGGCATGTCGCAGTTTCTGGAAGAAACCGACGACTCCGGTCATACCTCCGGCTACGAACAGCGATTTTATCTGTCGCCCTCTCTGGATCACATGACTGGCCGGAATGAACCCGACGCGATCACGCGGTTCAGTACGTTCTGGCAGATCCAGAATCAGCTTTCCGTCCTGTCGTGGCTGACGGCGACACAACAGCTGTTTAAGAAGTCGGAAGAAGATAACCCGCTGACCGAGCTGGAGGATCGACTGCAGTCGCTGGCCCCGAAACTGAGAAAGCCTGAGCTCAAGACGCTTTCAGAAGACGTGAACGTCGCCGCCAGCAAAGCGGCCGGCACACTTAGTCGCCAGATTGCTTCGCGGCAATCGGGACCGTCTGGGTTTGTGGTCTTCAATCCGCTCGCCCATGCCCACACGCGAGTGCTGACGTTCCCGGTGACAGACACGACTTCCCCGGTGCCGGTCGTCGGAGGACCGGTGAAGTTCCTCCAGATCGAAAGCGACGCCGCCTATGCCGCTGTCGAACTGCCTGCCTGTGGCTTCGTGACGATTGCCTCACAACCGGCGCGTCAGGCCACGACAAGCAAGTCGAAGGTGCCGATGGCTGGAGAGTTCTTCCTGCAGTCGGAGTTCTTCCATGTCCAGATCGACCCGGAGACGGGCGGCGTGCAGCGGTTCCGTGCCCATGGCTCAACAGAGAATCTATTGAGCGAGCGGCTCGTTTATCGCCTGGACGGTGATGGCGGCGGTGTAGCTCGCTCGGCTTCCGCGGGAGAGCCACGCTTCTCTCAGATGATTGCCGATTCGATCACCACCACTCGGACCGGTCCTGTCGTCGGAGAAATCGAAGTGCGGGGGCGACTGGTCGATCCGAGTCGTGAACGGGTGCTGGCAAACTTCACCAAGCGATATCGCGTTTATCGGGGTCGGCGAAACCTGGAGATCTCGGTCTCAATCGATCCTCAGCAGTTGCCGGCGATGCTTCCTGACCGCTCTTATTACGCGCTCCGCTTCGCCTGGGGTGCGGCGGGCGCGTCCGTCAAAGGCAGTCTGCAGCAGAGTGAGTTTCACGCCGGAGAGCGTCGGCTCGAAAGCACGGGCCCGATTGAGGTCGAAGACGAAGACCATCGCCTGACATTCGTGCCGCATCACCGACCGTTCCACCAGCGTTCCGGTATGCGGATGCTTGAAAGCCTGTTGATTGTCCACGGAGAATCGACGCGCGACTTCCAGTTCGATGTCGGGCTCGATGTCCCGCAGTCGGCCGCCTTTGCCGAAGAAGTGACGGTTCCACCGGTTCTGGTTCCAGCCGAGTCGGTTGCGGCGGGCCAGTCGGCCTGGTTGTATCACGTCAATCTGCCGAACGTTCGACTGGTGCATGCTGTCGAAGAGGACGTCGAGGATTCGGAGCAGGGGAGGTTCTTCCGGTTCGATTTCCTCGAGACCGAAGGACGCCACGCCAACGCCCGCTTCTCGCTGTTCCGGAAACCGAAGAAAGCCTGGGAAGTCGACTTCCTCGGCAAGACTCAATCCGAGTTGACCATTGAGGACGACACTGTGCGCTTTGAGTGTCTGCCGTGTGATTATCTCAGCATCCGGGTGCAGTTCTGA
- the cmk gene encoding (d)CMP kinase, with translation MTAAVSSPVITIDGPAGTGKSTVALRLAERLGFQFLNTGAMYRAVAMRCLEKGISFEDEESVVAAARELRFCIREHRLQVDGQDLSEQLTAHSVGRSASLVAAYPRVREILVEHQRDIARRQPIVTEGRDQGTVVFPDASRKFFLTASSEVRARRRFEEVGATSGASYEDILREQQERDLRDSTRSVAPLKPAEDAEIVDSSDLDVEQVVDVLARMVQESLKN, from the coding sequence ATGACCGCAGCAGTTTCTTCTCCAGTCATCACTATCGACGGCCCGGCCGGTACAGGAAAATCGACCGTCGCGCTCCGTCTGGCGGAACGGCTCGGTTTTCAGTTTCTGAACACCGGGGCGATGTATCGAGCTGTGGCGATGCGGTGTCTGGAAAAGGGCATCAGCTTCGAGGACGAAGAATCTGTGGTCGCCGCTGCCCGGGAACTTCGATTCTGCATCCGCGAACATCGGCTCCAGGTCGATGGCCAGGATCTATCGGAACAACTGACAGCACACTCAGTCGGACGTTCGGCTTCGCTTGTCGCGGCCTATCCGCGCGTCCGGGAGATTCTCGTCGAACATCAGCGAGACATTGCCCGTCGTCAGCCGATCGTGACCGAAGGGAGAGACCAGGGAACGGTTGTTTTTCCGGACGCGAGCCGCAAATTCTTTCTGACCGCCAGTTCGGAAGTTCGGGCTCGTCGGAGGTTCGAAGAGGTCGGCGCGACATCCGGCGCGAGTTACGAAGATATTCTCCGCGAGCAACAGGAACGCGATTTGCGCGACTCCACCCGCAGCGTCGCTCCTCTCAAGCCGGCGGAAGACGCTGAGATCGTCGACAGTTCTGATCTCGACGTCGAACAGGTCGTCGACGTCCTGGCGCGAATGGTTCAGGAGTCGCTCAAGAACTGA